The sequence ATAATAAGCGCCTTGCTATCACTTTCGACATATTTTACAGCACGATGTTGTGGTGTTAAAGCAAAAGTCGCTTTCTGGGCAGGTATCGCTATAGCATTCTCGCCGATGGGGTTTATATCGTCGTTCGCCGCCGCTACAGACGGTGGTTTCATCCTCTTCTGGCTGCTGACGTGTGCATATCTGTGCTATTGTCTGCGTTACGACCACAGACCAAAATATCATGTGGTAGGGTTCCTCATAGCGTTCGGCGCTATATTTAAATGGCCACAGATATACTACCTGTGGGGTATGATCGTCGTCTTCGCATTGTGCTATCCAATCCTCAGGACGAAAAGGATGCTAGGAGGTATGGTAGTATCGCTCCTTGGACTCGTTCCAAGCATAATATGGAACGCTTCTAACGAGTGGGCGACATTCCGACACGTATATGGACAGATTACAGGATCTGGAGGAGGCGGAGGCGCTGCGGGTAATACAGCAGAATTTCTTGGCACACAGGCGGGAATCCTTTCGCCGATACTTTTCGTCGTAATGCTATTAGCTCTTGTTCATATGGTGCGCAAAAGAAAAGAGACACCGCTATCAATACTTTTCTGCGGATGGACGACGCTTTCATTACTATTACTAGCGATAGCACGCTCTTTTATGAGTAAGGTTCAGGGCAACTGGTTTATCTTCGCATACCCTACAGCATTCGTCCTTATGAGCTGGTATGTCTTCGAAAGAGCTAAAGCAGCGAGAAAATGGTTCTTCGCCGGCATCGCATTATCGGTGGTTTTCACGCTTTTTGTCCTTGCGATCCCTGCCATACAAAAATATGACGTCATAACGATACCATATAAATATAATGGCTTCCAGCATAGCATGGGATGGGATAAACTCGAAGGCGCCTTAGAAGAGGCAGGATATAACCCCGACAAAGACTTCCTCTTCTCAGAGAAATACCAGACGACGAGTATCATGAGTTTCTATGCAAAAAATAAGAAGAGGGCGTATTTTTTCAACGTCGGAAACGCAAGAAAAAATCAGTACTCTTTCTGGCCAGGAATGGACGACGAACAAACAGGCAACGATGGCTTCTTCGTCTTAATTGAAAATGGTCGAGATGTCACCGACGATGTAACGCCGCGTGTCGATCATTATACAAAACTGCTATCACCATATTTTAGCAGCATAGATTTTATCGACGCCAAAACACTCTTCATAGCCAATGGCACCACGGTAAAACGCGCCGTAATATTCCGCTGCACGGAATATAATGGTTCCGTGCCATTGGGCGTTAACAAATATTGACACCCTGTCATTAATCGTGCCATTAGTTCGAATAAGTTGTTATTTTAGGGCTGTAAAATTTTAGTCGTAATATGGTATAATGTTACACTTTAAAAATAACCCATTAAAACGACATGGTTAATACAGATATAGTAACTCTAACAGATCTTCAGCCTATACCAGCACTAATAGCAAGAGATTTCCAGCCTATTAACAAATGGAAAGTTGATATAGACGGCCCACAATTTGAGGAAAACCCAGGAGTTCCTAAATATCGGATTGATGAAAGCACCGGACGGTTGTATCTTAATGAACAGAAAGTGATTGTACGGCTTAAATGTTACACCTTAATCTTTGCGACACTTCCTGCTCATGGTATTTTTCTCATTGGTTCCGTTGCTTCTCGAGCATTAAAATTAGCTACTTTATCGCATTTCTGGTGTTCAAAAGGCAGATTGAAAAAATATTGCCTTAAAGCAAGGGCATGCAATGCCGGTAAGGATTTATTAAAGATTGCCACCCATCCTTTTATTGTTGTCGGATTAGAGGCTTCGGCTGTCTATGGGGTATTTCAACCTTATGATGGAAGAAAACTTTATGCATCGTTTGAAAGAGCACAGTATGAAAAAAGCATGCTAGCGCCATGTTTTCAGCCAGATTCGAAGAAACATCTTTTAGGCGGAGATATTGAAAGCAGGGGGGCTTTTTAACTTCTTGAAATGTCGTAACGCGGAATCGCTGAAAGACCGTGAGCTTTCGAGCGATAGCGTTTTGATATCGATGTTGTCATCCCATCCGCTTCGTGGTCCTTCGACGAAGACGGTCCCTGAAGGTGCTATGAGGCCGTTGTCTTCGGCGGTTATGAGGGCTTTATCGCCAGAATATATCTCTCCAGAAGCGTCGTGATGCTTTTTTTTGGCATATGGCGGGTCGATATATATTATGTCGTACTTCATGCCTCTTTTCGCAAGCTTCGCCACCGTCTTAAAAGCATCGCCATAGATGATGGTAACATTTTTTTCGACGCCAAGGATTCGTGCGTTTTCTTTTATATATTTTATCGCTTCGCGGCTGCTGTCGACGAAGGTGACATGTTTTGCTCCGCGGCTCAACGCCTCAAAGCCAATAGCTCCCGTCCCAGCAAAAAGATCGAGAAATTCAGCACCTTCAACAGAGTGTTGGCATATGTTGAAAACTGCCTCACGAAGATACCCCTGCGTAGGACGTATTACATCGGCATCCTTCGGAGATTTTAACACCCTACCACGAAATTTCCCTGAAAATATGCGCATGACAATGACCCTATGTTTTTTCTCTGTGAAACCTCTGTGGTTCCTCTGTGTCCTCTGTGGCAAAAATCCTGCTTTCTCCGTGCACTCCGCGCCTCCGTGGTAGGAAATTCCCACTCCGAACTTTTTATCGTATCGTAGCTTTTATTGCCTCTTCGACGTTGTCGACGGCGGTGATGGTTGCACCTTTCTGTATCGCATCGCTGAGACCTTTGAGGTTGCGTTTTGGTATGACGCATTGCGTGAAACCCATATGCAGAGCTTCTTTTATGCGCTGTTCTATCTTTGGCACGCTGCG is a genomic window of Waddliaceae bacterium containing:
- the rsmD gene encoding 16S rRNA (guanine(966)-N(2))-methyltransferase RsmD; the encoded protein is MRIFSGKFRGRVLKSPKDADVIRPTQGYLREAVFNICQHSVEGAEFLDLFAGTGAIGFEALSRGAKHVTFVDSSREAIKYIKENARILGVEKNVTIIYGDAFKTVAKLAKRGMKYDIIYIDPPYAKKKHHDASGEIYSGDKALITAEDNGLIAPSGTVFVEGPRSGWDDNIDIKTLSLESSRSFSDSALRHFKKLKSPPAFNISA